In one window of Hevea brasiliensis isolate MT/VB/25A 57/8 chromosome 10, ASM3005281v1, whole genome shotgun sequence DNA:
- the LOC110631627 gene encoding homeobox protein knotted-1-like 6, translated as MDGMYGFHSTAEYSDRALLSPENLILPSDYQTFFSSETFQNRIPLFVSDELFSTASAISETASIASEIPREEDFSALIKAKIVSHPSYPRLLQAYIDCQKVGAPPEIAYLLDEIRRENDFCKRDAVSTCWGADPELDEFMETYCDVLMKYKSDLERPFDEATTFLNKVEMQLRNLCTDASIRSPSDEGAQSSDEERSGGELEVHEAQPTSEDRDLKDKLLGRFGSQISTLKLEFSKKKKKGKLPKEARHTLLEWWNVHYKWPYPTEADKKALADSTGLDQKQINNWFINQRKRHWKPSENVQFAVMDDLPGPFFIDD; from the exons ATGGATGGAATGTACGGTTTCCACTCGACGGCGGAGTACTCTGACAGAGCGTTGCTGTCGCCGGAGAATCTGATTTTGCCTTCAGATTACCAGACCTTCTTTTCTTCCGAAACTTTCCAAAATCGGATTCCTCTTTTCGTATCGGATGAGCTATTCTCAACTGCCTCGGCGATTTCTGAGACCGCTTCAATCGCATCCGAAATTCCACGAGAAGAAGATTTCTCCGCTTTGATCAAAGCTAAAATCGTTTCTCATCCTTCTTATCCTCGCCTGCTCCAAGCCTATATCGATTGCCAGAAG GTAGGTGCGCCTCCGGAAATAGCATATTTGTTAGATGAAATCCGGCGAGAAAACGATTTTTGCAAGCGAGACGCTGTCTCCACATGCTGGGGAGCTGATCCCGAGCTCGACGAGTTCATG GAAACCTATTGCGATGTGTTGATGAAGTATAAATCTGATCTTGAAAGGCCTTTTGATGAAGCGACCACCTTCTTGAACAAGGTTGAAATGCAGCTCCGCAATCTGTGCACGGACGCCTCCATTAGAAGTCCCTCTG ATGAAGGTGCACAATCGTCTGACGAGGAGCGGAGTGGAGGAGAATTAGAGGTACATGAAGCTCAACCAACCAGTGAAGACAGAGATCTTAAAGATAAACTTTTGGGCAGGTTTGGAAGTCAAATTAGCACGTTAAAGCTGGAGTTTtccaagaagaaaaagaaaggaaaactaCCCAAGGAAGCAAGGCACACCCTGCTTGAATGGTGGAATGTTCACTATAAATGGCCTTATCCAACT GAAGCTGATAAGAAAGCATTGGCAGACTCAACTGGACTAGATCAGAAGCAAATTAATAATTGGTTTATAAATCAAAGAAAGCGACACTGGAAACCCTCAGAGAACGTGCAATTTGCTGTTATGGATGATCTTCCTGGACCCTTTTTTATTGATGATTGA